From Xyrauchen texanus isolate HMW12.3.18 chromosome 36, RBS_HiC_50CHRs, whole genome shotgun sequence, one genomic window encodes:
- the LOC127629891 gene encoding ras-related protein Rab-34-like isoform X2: MSVLPPVRKDRIIGQLPKCFNIGAALQTENEFHSKVKTACQQQRTGTVGFKISKVIVVGDLAVGKTCLINRFCKNVFDKNYKATIGVDFEMERFEVLGVPFSLQLWDTAGQERFKCIASTYYRGAQAVIIVFDLTDVASLEHTRQWLEDAMKENDPTSVLLFLVGTKKDLSSPAQYALIEQDAIKIADQMKAEYWALSALSGENVREFFFRVASLTFEANVLAELEKSGSRRIGEVVQINSNSNNLCATSKKKQTTCCQ; this comes from the exons ATGAGTGTGCTGCCCCCTGTACGAAAAGACCGTATAATCGGCCAGCTTCCTAAG TGCTTCAACATAGGTGCCGCTTTGCAGACAGAGAATGAGTTCCACAGCAAGGTGAAGACGGCCTGTCAGCAGCAGAGGACTGGTACAGTGGG GTTTAAAATCTCTAAGGTCATCGTCGTGGGCGATCTGGCTGTGGGGAAAACCTGCTTGATTAATAG attttgtaaaaatgtgtttgacaAGAATTACAAGGCCACAATTGGGGTGGACTTTGAGATGGAGAGGTTTGAAGTTCTTGGGGTGCCCTTCAGTCTACAGTT GTGGGACACAGCAGGACAGGAGAGATTTAAGTGCATTGCCTCTACATACTACAGAGGAGCTCAGG CTGTAATTATTGTGTTTGATTTGACTGATGTGGCTTCACTGGAGCATACAAG GCAATGGCTGGAGGATGCAATGAAGGAGAATGATCCTACTAGTGTGTTACTCTTCTTGGTTGGCACAAAGAAAGATCTGAGT TCTCCTGCCCAGTATGCACTAATAGAGCAGGATGCCATTAAAATAGCAGATCAAATGAAAGCAGAATACTGGGCTCTTTCCGCCTTGTCTG gtGAGAATGTGAGAGAGTTTTTCTTCCGAGTGGCATCTTTAACTTTTGAGGCAAATGTGCTCGCAGAACTTGAGAAAAGTGGATCCAGACGTATTGGGGAAGTTGTTC AAATCAACAGCAACTCAAACAACCTGTGTGCAACTTCCAAGAAGAAACAGACCACCTGTTGCCAGTAA
- the LOC127629891 gene encoding ras-related protein Rab-34-like isoform X1 has product MSVLPPVRKDRIIGQLPKCFNIGAALQTENEFHSKVKTACQQQRTGTVGRFKISKVIVVGDLAVGKTCLINRFCKNVFDKNYKATIGVDFEMERFEVLGVPFSLQLWDTAGQERFKCIASTYYRGAQAVIIVFDLTDVASLEHTRQWLEDAMKENDPTSVLLFLVGTKKDLSSPAQYALIEQDAIKIADQMKAEYWALSALSGENVREFFFRVASLTFEANVLAELEKSGSRRIGEVVQINSNSNNLCATSKKKQTTCCQ; this is encoded by the exons ATGAGTGTGCTGCCCCCTGTACGAAAAGACCGTATAATCGGCCAGCTTCCTAAG TGCTTCAACATAGGTGCCGCTTTGCAGACAGAGAATGAGTTCCACAGCAAGGTGAAGACGGCCTGTCAGCAGCAGAGGACTGGTACAGTGGG TAGGTTTAAAATCTCTAAGGTCATCGTCGTGGGCGATCTGGCTGTGGGGAAAACCTGCTTGATTAATAG attttgtaaaaatgtgtttgacaAGAATTACAAGGCCACAATTGGGGTGGACTTTGAGATGGAGAGGTTTGAAGTTCTTGGGGTGCCCTTCAGTCTACAGTT GTGGGACACAGCAGGACAGGAGAGATTTAAGTGCATTGCCTCTACATACTACAGAGGAGCTCAGG CTGTAATTATTGTGTTTGATTTGACTGATGTGGCTTCACTGGAGCATACAAG GCAATGGCTGGAGGATGCAATGAAGGAGAATGATCCTACTAGTGTGTTACTCTTCTTGGTTGGCACAAAGAAAGATCTGAGT TCTCCTGCCCAGTATGCACTAATAGAGCAGGATGCCATTAAAATAGCAGATCAAATGAAAGCAGAATACTGGGCTCTTTCCGCCTTGTCTG gtGAGAATGTGAGAGAGTTTTTCTTCCGAGTGGCATCTTTAACTTTTGAGGCAAATGTGCTCGCAGAACTTGAGAAAAGTGGATCCAGACGTATTGGGGAAGTTGTTC AAATCAACAGCAACTCAAACAACCTGTGTGCAACTTCCAAGAAGAAACAGACCACCTGTTGCCAGTAA
- the proca1 gene encoding uncharacterized protein proca1 — MWSVLFVFLSYLDRNFVKGEFLDAEKESKELFYMLNNTLCAKSSVAGEYHLHQVTDGIEEVRSVHDSEGGLVDCSVIQNEMQVKSFMHVCRLGLREQKFNSDLKMTLTGVSEAKSNCKKMKSKGDRNVLVTIKQLKESNSDAENNKKTLRRSKRGFTYPGTLWCGAGNIANHYDQLGEFAETDKCCRVHDHCPYVIHAFSSNYGYTNFKWHSISHCDCDNALKECLRLVNDTSSRVVGQAFFNVIEAPCFEFSFEEQCVERHWYGVCKRYDRVPIAVVKESIPYDFGGIDVIDVLTIAPPNEKQSDEEKQDKTQNTESTTQTTFSESKSNTAEEPSLTNVVTAAEDFLKVLATVSTSQSSSTDTSKGETQASEKKRKKNSGKRKKENKKRRGKGKGRTRNQKLDVVLKVDEGPAPSPSQSEEVMAKNSFVDNPTKINRFSTNKDNFMNSELDAVGNGPLSNKMMRDEPQRAMNGNQEVVATTLSTEKELEILENRQANNTELATFSPTTHIAPTIRDRSPNLRQRAGKRKQRKNIPSTDVNQPSLNGETLSASPTEGVSLATSTKVSPIKAVKKEVPNSAEHKDEKGPVVTTTAIQNTPIVRTKRPSSRQRVGRKRKRKIISSSTDDPLLVTGSETRGVTVGATNELERLGLDRLENPMESFATARSSTLTPRKNKQSFKDTKGRRKSKVGYSNPSKDRRVIRICYETVLTDATDTTPHPTLIEEDTVLQSTDTEIKTATTFPLVQTNTPSIMTRRPRTTKRARERGSKEKRGKLKRE; from the exons ATGTGGTCCGTGCTTTTCGTCTTTCTGTCTTATCTAGACAGAAACTTTGTCAAAGGCGAATTCTTAGATGCAGAAAAAGAGAGCAAAGAGCTGTTTTACATGCTCAACAACACTCTCTGCGCAAAAAGTTCAGTTGCAGGAGAGTATCATCTCCATCAGGTCACCGATGGCATTGAAGAGGTCCGCTCGGTGCACGACTCCGAGGGCGGATTGGTCGACTGCTCTGTGATTCAAAACGAAATGCAAGTCAAATCCTTCATGCATGTTTGTAGACTTGGTTTAAGAGAGCAGAAATTTAACTCTGATTTAAAGATGACTTTGACTGGGGTGTCCGAAGCTAAGTCGAACTGCAAGAAGATGAAATCAAAAGGCGACAGAAACGTGCTAGTGACAATAAAACAACTAAAAGAGTCAAACTCGGATGCTGAAAACAATAAGAAGACTCTCCGCAGATCCAAACGAGGCTTCACGTATCCTGGGACACTTTGGTGCGGTGCAGGGAACATAGCTAATCATTATGATCAATTAG GCGAATTTGCAGAGACCGACAAATGCTGCCGAGTTCATGACCACTGCCCATACGTCATCCATGCATTCTCCTCCAACTATGGATACACCAACTTTAAATGGCACTCCATCAGTCACTGCGACTGCGACAATGC GTTAAAAGAATGCCTGAGACTTGTAAATGACACCTCATCCCGAGTGGTTGGACAAGCCTTCTTTAATGTGATTGAAGCGCCTTGCTTTGAGTTCTCTTTTGAAGAGCAGTGTGTTGAGCGTCACTGGTATGGGGT GTGCAAGAGGTATGACAGAGTACCTATTGCAGTGGTTAAAGAATCAATCCCCTATGACTTTGGGGGCATTGATGTCATTGATGTATTGACAATAGCGCCTCctaacgagaaacagtcagacgAAGAAAAGCAGGACAAGACTCAGAATACAGAGAGCACAACGCAGACAACATTCTCTGAATCTAAGTCCAATACCGCTGAGGAGCCCTCGCTTACAAACGTGGTCACAGCTGCAGAGGACTTCCTCAAAGTGCTCGCCACTGTCTCCACTTCACAAAGCTCATCCACAGATACCAGTAAAGGAGAGACACAGGCGTcagagaagaagaggaagaaaaattctggcaaaaggaaaaaagaaaacaagaagaGACGCGGAAAGGGTAAAGGAAGAACGAGAAATCAAAAACTTGACGTAGTGTTAAAGGTTGACGAAGGACCAGCACCATCGCCCAGCCAATCAGAGGAGGTCATGGCTAAGAACAGTTTTGTAGATAACCCTACGAAGATCAATCGGTTTAGCACAAACAAAGACAATTTCATGAACAGCGAGTTAGACGCTGTGGGTAACGGGCCACTTTCAAATAAGATGATGCGAGATGAACCTCAGAGGGCAATGAATGGCAATCAGGAGGTTGTAGCCACCACATTAAGTACAGAAAAAGAGCTAGAGATTTTAGAGAACAGACAAGCAAACAATACAGAGTTAGCAACTTTCTCACCTACAACTCACATTGCCCCAACTATACGTGATAGAAGCCCTAATCTAAGACAAAGAGCTGGAAAGAGAAAGCAGAGAAAAAACATTCCCTCCACAGATGTCAACCAACCTTCTCTGAATGGAGAGACTCTCTCAGCCAGTCCAACAGAAGGCGTTAGCCTTGCAACGTCAACAAAAGTGAGTCCCATTAAAGCAGTAAAAAAGGAGGTGCCAAACAGTGCAGAGCACAAGGATGAAAAGGGACCCGTGGTCACCACTACCGCTATACAAAATACACCCATTGTTAGAACCAAAAGACCAAGTTCGAGGCAGAGAGtaggaagaaagagaaagaggaaaatCATTAGTTCCTCTACAGATGATCCCCTATTGGTTACTGGATCTGAGACAAGGGGGGTAACAGTTGGGGCGACCAACGAACTAGAGAGATTGGGGCTGGACCGTCTTGAAAACCCAATGGAAAGCTTTGCAACAGCAAGATCAAGTACTCTAACTccaaggaaaaacaaacaaagtttCAAAGACACTAAGGGAAGAAGGAAATCTAAAGTAGGATACTCCAACCCTTCCAAAGACAGGCGTGTAATCCGAATCTGCTATGAAACTGTTTTGACTGACGCTACCGACACAACACCTCACCCTACTCTGATCGAGGAAGACACAGTGCTTCAGTCGACAGATACCGAGATAAAAACGGCAACAACGTTTCCTCTTGTACAGACTAACACTCCATCCATAATGACACGCAGGCCTAGAACCACAAAGAGAGCCAGGGAGCGAGGAAGCAAGGAAAAGAGAGGAAAACTTAAACGAGAGTGA